The genomic DNA GCCCGGCTCAGGTCTTCGACTCAGCAGGGAGGGGGCGCGGCGAGCCATGACGATTCCAAGCAGAGGGACGCGGACGCATCTCCACGAGCGACGCGCCGAAGGACGCCCGCTCCATCACCAAGCCCTCACCTCCCAACGAGGAAGACCATGACCGTTCAACTGCATGTCATCACCGGCGGCCCGGGTTCCGGGAAAACCAGCCTCATCGAGGCCCTGGCGGCGGAGGGGTTCGCGCACATGCCCGAGGCCGGGCGCGCCATCATCCAGCAACAGGTCGAAATCGGAGGCACGGCCCTCCCCTGGGCTGACCGGAGGGCCTTCGCCGAACTGATGCTCGGCTGGGAGCTGCGCTCCCATCAGGAGGCCCGAGAGAGAAGCGTTCCCGTCATCCTGGACCGCGGCATCCCCGACGTCATCGGCTACCTCCTGGTCTGTGGCCTTCCGGTACCGCCCCATCTCTGGAAGGCCGCGGAGCTCTTTCGCTACCACCGACGCGTTTTCATTGCGCCGCACTGGCCCGAGATCTTCGAGCAGGACGCCGAGCGCAAGCAGGACTCCGCCGAAGCGGAGGCCACCCATCACGCGATGGTCGAGGTCTACACGCGCCTGGACTACGAGTTGCTCCACCTCCCGCGAGCCTCGATTCCCGAGCGGGCAAGGTTC from Myxococcus stipitatus includes the following:
- a CDS encoding AAA family ATPase, translating into MTVQLHVITGGPGSGKTSLIEALAAEGFAHMPEAGRAIIQQQVEIGGTALPWADRRAFAELMLGWELRSHQEARERSVPVILDRGIPDVIGYLLVCGLPVPPHLWKAAELFRYHRRVFIAPHWPEIFEQDAERKQDSAEAEATHHAMVEVYTRLDYELLHLPRASIPERARFVRANLT